In Clostridiales bacterium, a genomic segment contains:
- a CDS encoding ABC transporter permease subunit → MGRIAAIARAVVTDAIRRRIMWVVALFALVLAAAIPMLPSYGQGIEGAVYREIALALVYVAMIVVALALAANRIPSEIERRTAYIVLVRQVRRWEYVVASWLGIVATLAAAAIIFGLIVFVTGWLVYAEPMWFLWQGVLAIWMEAAIVAAFCVAVSAVSTPVIVAVSALAFLFVTHVRTGLLGGPANPLWNFYPSLDTFNIIAPVAHGSGVSAAYLGAMAFTFAAWVAVLLVAGCVGFSRRDV, encoded by the coding sequence ATGGGACGTATCGCCGCAATTGCCCGCGCCGTGGTCACTGACGCGATCAGGCGGCGCATCATGTGGGTCGTCGCTCTGTTTGCGCTGGTGCTCGCCGCCGCGATTCCCATGCTGCCGTCGTACGGCCAGGGAATCGAGGGGGCGGTCTACCGCGAGATCGCCCTTGCGCTTGTGTACGTTGCGATGATCGTGGTCGCCCTCGCGCTCGCCGCTAACCGCATCCCCTCAGAGATCGAGCGCCGTACGGCCTACATCGTGCTCGTGCGTCAGGTCCGGCGGTGGGAGTACGTCGTTGCCTCCTGGCTCGGCATCGTTGCGACACTCGCTGCCGCCGCGATCATCTTCGGGCTCATCGTGTTCGTGACTGGATGGCTCGTATACGCCGAGCCGATGTGGTTCCTGTGGCAAGGCGTGCTCGCCATTTGGATGGAAGCCGCGATTGTCGCAGCGTTTTGCGTCGCGGTCTCCGCGGTGAGCACCCCGGTCATTGTCGCGGTCTCTGCGCTCGCGTTCCTCTTCGTCACGCACGTGCGCACCGGGTTGCTCGGCGGACCGGCGAATCCGCTTTGGAACTTCTACCCCTCGCTCGACACGTTCAACATCATCGCCCCGGTCGCTCACGGATCGGGTGTCTCCGCGGCGTACCTTGGCGCGATGGCGTTCACCTTTGCCGCTTGGGTTGCGGTGCTTCTGGTAGCGGGGTGCGTCGGATTCTCGCGGAGGGACGTCTGA
- a CDS encoding YqeG family HAD IIIA-type phosphatase: MNVLAPDLYYSHVTAIDLADLAARGVSHLLIDLDNTLLPRDSSEISPQVREWLDALGRHGMSACLVSNNWHGHVSGVADGLGLPIVAKALKPFPAAFRRGLARIGGAPGTAAVIGDQIFTDVLGGNLLGMTTVLLAPLSHSDLPHTLALRRLERLVLAGRTPLA, from the coding sequence ATGAACGTTCTCGCTCCAGACTTGTACTACTCGCACGTGACCGCGATCGATCTTGCCGATCTGGCGGCGAGGGGGGTCTCCCACCTCCTCATCGACTTAGACAACACCCTCCTGCCGAGGGACTCGTCCGAGATCTCGCCGCAGGTGCGGGAGTGGCTCGACGCCTTGGGACGGCATGGCATGTCGGCGTGTCTTGTCTCGAACAACTGGCACGGACATGTAAGCGGGGTCGCTGATGGTCTCGGGTTGCCGATCGTGGCGAAAGCCCTCAAGCCGTTCCCGGCCGCTTTTCGTCGCGGACTTGCAAGAATCGGAGGCGCGCCGGGTACGGCCGCCGTCATCGGCGATCAGATATTCACCGACGTGCTCGGCGGAAATCTGCTTGGGATGACGACGGTTCTGCTGGCCCCGCTCTCACATTCTGACTTGCCACACACGCTTGCGCTCCGTCGCCTCGAACGCCTCGTGCTAGCAGGGAGGACTCCGCTCGCGTAG
- a CDS encoding roadblock/LC7 domain-containing protein: MADNRIGDFFISDVDDDAYDDEEVYIPAPVVVPVVGGAVPPVAPPDFAPVVPAPPAPPAPVPVVPAPAPPASAPVPAPVPAPHPPEPSREDRLVDELNRLMTDSPDIQAAALVSMDGFIIASALPKGMQEDRVGAMSAAILGLGERAAVELGRGHLTQVFIEGAEGYVVLVAAGDRGVLTVLAPSGAKLGLVFYDMKKTAGVIAGILG, translated from the coding sequence ATGGCGGACAACCGTATCGGCGACTTCTTTATCAGCGACGTCGATGACGATGCCTACGACGACGAGGAGGTTTACATTCCCGCTCCCGTAGTCGTTCCCGTCGTTGGCGGCGCGGTTCCGCCCGTCGCGCCGCCCGACTTTGCGCCCGTCGTGCCAGCGCCACCAGCGCCACCGGCACCCGTGCCGGTTGTTCCCGCGCCCGCGCCCCCCGCATCGGCGCCGGTTCCGGCGCCGGTTCCGGCGCCGCACCCGCCTGAGCCCTCACGCGAGGATCGTCTTGTCGACGAGCTCAATCGCCTGATGACGGATTCCCCTGACATCCAGGCCGCCGCCCTTGTGAGCATGGACGGTTTCATCATTGCATCGGCGCTTCCCAAGGGGATGCAGGAGGACAGGGTCGGCGCGATGTCCGCAGCGATCCTCGGCCTCGGCGAACGGGCGGCGGTTGAGCTAGGACGGGGACACCTCACGCAGGTGTTCATCGAGGGGGCCGAGGGCTACGTCGTTCTCGTCGCAGCCGGTGATCGCGGAGTATTGACGGTGCTTGCGCCTTCCGGCGCCAAGCTTGGCTTGGTGTTCTACGACATGAAAAAGACTGCGGGTGTCATAGCCGGTATTCTCGGCTGA
- the ruvX gene encoding Holliday junction resolvase RuvX, giving the protein MRVIALDIGERRVGVAVSDPQGAVATPVAVFDASLLASAEHVRELVSEWDAGLIVVGLPLTMRGLEGPQAERTREAAERIAAFVDVPVTFYDERLSSAEAKRAMRQAGVSEKKARGSVDKVAAALFLQSFLDSGGAVAFEEARDADAAEK; this is encoded by the coding sequence ATGCGGGTGATCGCGCTCGATATTGGCGAGCGCCGCGTGGGAGTGGCTGTTTCGGATCCGCAGGGCGCTGTGGCGACTCCGGTGGCGGTGTTCGACGCGTCGCTGCTTGCCTCGGCCGAGCACGTTCGCGAGCTCGTTTCTGAGTGGGACGCAGGGCTTATCGTGGTTGGTCTCCCTCTGACGATGCGCGGCTTAGAAGGTCCGCAGGCGGAGCGCACGCGAGAGGCCGCCGAGCGGATTGCCGCGTTTGTCGATGTGCCGGTCACCTTCTACGACGAGCGCCTCTCCTCGGCCGAGGCAAAGCGGGCGATGCGTCAAGCCGGCGTGAGCGAGAAGAAGGCGCGAGGATCGGTTGACAAAGTGGCGGCCGCACTCTTCTTGCAGTCGTTTCTCGACTCAGGCGGGGCGGTCGCGTTCGAGGAGGCAAGGGATGCTGATGCGGCGGAGAAGTGA
- a CDS encoding ABC transporter ATP-binding protein, which produces MGAHEHAYAIEIEGAAKRYGGRSALSAVTDVSVHVGAGRVHGLLGPNGAGKTTTLKMLLGLVRPSAGTFRILGQSAGPAARAHVGFLPEQPYFPPLLNSTEVLMLHGTLCGMSAAEIESRSAELLRRVGVAGREKAALSTFSRGMLQRVGIAQALVSSPRVVVLDEPASGLDPVGQRDVRDLILELRDAGTTVLLSSHQLSEVEAVCDEVTILNRGRVSAKGRIDDLLNVAGRTSVRTRGSSTILPAEIQSIMEDVAVSGSVWVFSVPDAAVRAVVDILDDGGWVIESIVPKRQSLEEYFSRMLAETEKDAPFGAGSGVA; this is translated from the coding sequence ATGGGAGCGCATGAGCACGCATACGCCATAGAGATTGAAGGTGCCGCGAAGCGTTACGGTGGCCGGTCCGCCCTCTCGGCGGTGACCGATGTCAGCGTTCATGTTGGCGCGGGGCGGGTACACGGACTGTTAGGTCCCAACGGGGCGGGTAAGACGACCACACTCAAGATGCTGCTCGGCCTCGTGCGCCCAAGCGCGGGAACGTTTCGCATCTTAGGGCAATCCGCTGGTCCGGCGGCCCGGGCGCACGTTGGTTTCTTGCCTGAACAGCCCTACTTCCCGCCGCTGCTGAACTCAACCGAGGTGTTGATGCTACACGGCACGCTCTGCGGGATGAGCGCCGCAGAGATCGAGTCGCGCTCGGCGGAGTTGCTTCGGCGGGTGGGTGTGGCGGGCAGGGAGAAAGCGGCCCTTTCGACCTTTTCGCGTGGGATGTTGCAGCGCGTGGGTATCGCGCAGGCGCTCGTGTCGTCCCCGCGCGTAGTCGTGCTCGACGAGCCAGCCTCAGGACTTGACCCCGTGGGGCAGAGGGATGTGCGCGACCTCATCTTGGAGCTTCGTGACGCCGGCACGACCGTTTTGCTTTCTTCGCATCAACTCTCGGAGGTCGAGGCTGTCTGCGACGAGGTGACGATATTGAATAGGGGGCGAGTCTCGGCCAAAGGGCGGATCGACGACCTTCTCAACGTGGCCGGTCGCACGTCGGTCCGGACGCGAGGCTCCTCAACGATCTTACCTGCCGAGATTCAGTCGATCATGGAGGATGTCGCGGTGTCGGGCAGCGTGTGGGTCTTCTCGGTTCCGGATGCGGCCGTGCGCGCGGTAGTCGACATACTCGACGACGGCGGCTGGGTGATCGAGTCGATCGTGCCCAAGCGCCAGTCGCTCGAGGAGTACTTTTCGCGCATGCTCGCCGAGACAGAGAAAGACGCTCCGTTTGGGGCCGGAAGCGGGGTGGCGTGA
- a CDS encoding DUF4388 domain-containing protein → MALRGNLKDFSLPDVFQLVTFSKKTGVLRISRTDGATGSVWFRDGDVFFAQSNWHHAPIGERLVVAQKVTPSALSRALDIRAAEIDGGRRLGQILVDEGYITDKILEAFVQEQIQDTIFDLMRWDEGEFDFELLPEIVDEDIGLSVSIENVIMEGSRRLDEWARIKKKIPSMEVVFKMATAPGEGTFEISLKPIEWNLLLLIDGTRSVAELARETSRTDFEVARIVYGLFSAGLLEFASDAEAARLRAERTEREAEAAALRAAAAAAVPAPAPAPVPAPQVAPAPTPAPQTAPAPAPAPEPEPDRVPEVPKFLAAEPRQTPSSDDMAVFEQMMGVLEQPAAAEPEPEPEPEPEPEPEPEPEPEPGPEPEPEPEPEPEPEPEPEPEPEPEPDFERDLLALGLGEPLTADLLEPEPEPQFEPELGPILLETDDRDIEPLQVERLSKDAVRAPLGVLPDVDEHAPVQEAREAADEQQRAPDLGDILDSLEQAPVEPAVGIIQSETFADSPPPTEGIISTDSFLAEFDDGDFDISIRSGLGDELNALTGIERSRPKASVNKLPDSGREFGIKRDQAVDRALVLKIIEGVKKL, encoded by the coding sequence ATGGCGCTGAGAGGGAACCTCAAAGATTTCAGTCTCCCCGATGTCTTTCAGCTGGTGACGTTCAGCAAGAAGACCGGGGTCTTGCGCATTTCGCGTACTGACGGGGCCACTGGGAGTGTGTGGTTTCGCGACGGCGACGTGTTCTTCGCGCAATCCAACTGGCATCACGCGCCCATCGGTGAGCGGCTGGTTGTAGCACAGAAGGTCACGCCGAGCGCGCTTTCCCGCGCCCTTGACATCAGAGCCGCCGAGATCGATGGAGGGCGACGCCTCGGACAGATTCTTGTCGACGAGGGCTATATCACAGACAAGATCCTCGAGGCTTTCGTGCAGGAGCAGATTCAAGACACGATCTTCGATCTCATGCGCTGGGACGAGGGGGAGTTTGACTTTGAGTTGCTCCCGGAGATAGTCGATGAAGACATCGGATTGTCGGTGTCGATAGAGAACGTAATTATGGAGGGCAGTCGCCGTCTCGACGAGTGGGCGCGCATCAAGAAAAAGATCCCCTCGATGGAGGTCGTTTTCAAGATGGCCACCGCGCCCGGTGAGGGAACCTTCGAGATCTCGCTCAAGCCGATCGAGTGGAATTTGCTTCTGCTGATTGATGGCACGCGGAGCGTGGCGGAACTCGCTCGCGAGACCTCACGCACTGATTTCGAAGTTGCGCGCATAGTGTACGGGCTGTTCAGCGCGGGACTCCTCGAGTTCGCGTCTGACGCGGAAGCGGCCCGTCTGCGTGCCGAGCGCACCGAGAGGGAGGCCGAAGCCGCGGCGCTCAGGGCCGCAGCCGCGGCTGCGGTACCCGCGCCAGCACCCGCGCCGGTGCCAGCGCCGCAGGTGGCGCCCGCGCCCACACCCGCGCCGCAGACTGCGCCCGCACCTGCACCAGCGCCCGAGCCAGAACCGGATCGTGTGCCTGAGGTTCCGAAGTTCCTGGCCGCTGAGCCCAGGCAAACGCCCAGTTCTGACGACATGGCCGTGTTCGAGCAGATGATGGGAGTGCTCGAACAGCCGGCGGCGGCAGAACCAGAACCAGAACCCGAGCCCGAACCAGAACCCGAACCGGAGCCCGAACCGGAGCCAGAGCCCGGACCAGAGCCAGAGCCCGAGCCCGAACCGGAGCCAGAGCCCGAGCCCGAACCGGAGCCAGAGCCCGAGCCCGAACCAGACTTCGAGCGGGATCTGCTCGCTCTCGGACTCGGAGAGCCGCTCACCGCCGATCTGCTCGAACCAGAACCGGAACCTCAGTTCGAGCCTGAGCTTGGCCCCATCCTTCTTGAAACCGATGATCGCGACATCGAGCCGCTTCAGGTTGAGCGCTTGTCGAAGGACGCCGTGCGGGCTCCGCTCGGCGTGCTGCCGGACGTAGACGAGCACGCCCCTGTCCAGGAGGCCCGAGAAGCTGCCGATGAACAACAGCGAGCACCGGACCTCGGTGACATCCTGGACTCTCTTGAGCAGGCGCCAGTTGAACCGGCTGTCGGAATCATCCAAAGCGAGACGTTCGCGGACTCACCGCCGCCAACGGAAGGAATCATCTCGACCGACTCCTTTCTCGCCGAGTTCGACGACGGTGATTTTGACATCAGCATCCGTAGCGGACTTGGTGATGAACTTAACGCGCTTACCGGTATCGAGCGTTCGCGACCCAAGGCCAGCGTCAACAAGTTGCCGGACTCCGGTCGCGAGTTTGGCATCAAGCGGGACCAGGCCGTAGACCGAGCACTTGTGCTCAAGATCATCGAGGGCGTGAAGAAACTGTGA
- the aroE gene encoding shikimate dehydrogenase, protein MGVHISGRTRLAGIIGMPVEHSASPAMHNAAYEALGLEWAYVPLPVAEEAHLARVVSAIRVLPFVGFNVTMPYKDAMLELCDEVALTARLAGAVNAVHCADGRLVGYNTDGRGLIDSLAEDLGFDPAGKRVVVLGAGGAAGAAVVSLVLAKAGQITVVNRTYANAEDLVERITPHARDTRIDAAELGETGEESVSAADLIVNATPIGMEPGDPAPVPAKWLRANHVVADMIYAAADTPLVAAARASGAHAVDGLGMLVCQGATAIEIWSEGAQLVAPRDIMRAAAQRELRLRAERGGGAVAG, encoded by the coding sequence ATGGGTGTCCATATCAGCGGTCGCACGAGGCTAGCCGGGATCATTGGGATGCCGGTCGAGCACAGCGCCTCGCCAGCGATGCATAACGCCGCGTACGAGGCGCTCGGCTTGGAGTGGGCGTACGTGCCGCTCCCTGTCGCCGAGGAGGCGCACCTCGCGCGGGTTGTCTCGGCGATCCGGGTCCTGCCGTTCGTGGGATTTAACGTCACGATGCCCTACAAGGACGCCATGCTCGAGCTGTGCGACGAGGTCGCGCTCACGGCGCGGCTCGCGGGCGCCGTCAACGCGGTGCACTGCGCGGACGGTCGCCTTGTCGGCTACAACACCGACGGCCGCGGGCTCATCGATTCGCTCGCCGAGGATCTCGGATTCGACCCGGCTGGCAAGCGCGTGGTTGTGCTCGGAGCTGGCGGTGCCGCGGGGGCCGCCGTGGTCTCGCTCGTGCTCGCCAAGGCGGGCCAGATAACTGTGGTCAACCGTACGTACGCCAACGCTGAGGATCTCGTCGAGCGCATCACGCCGCACGCGCGTGACACGCGCATAGACGCAGCCGAACTCGGCGAGACTGGTGAGGAGTCGGTGTCCGCTGCCGATCTCATCGTCAACGCCACGCCGATTGGCATGGAGCCGGGTGATCCGGCACCCGTTCCCGCAAAGTGGCTTCGTGCGAACCACGTGGTCGCGGACATGATTTACGCTGCGGCGGACACCCCGCTCGTCGCCGCCGCCCGAGCGTCCGGAGCCCATGCGGTGGACGGCCTTGGCATGCTCGTGTGCCAGGGGGCGACCGCGATCGAGATATGGAGCGAGGGCGCCCAGCTCGTCGCGCCGAGGGACATCATGCGCGCGGCGGCTCAGCGCGAGCTACGGCTGCGCGCCGAGCGCGGGGGAGGTGCGGTCGCCGGATGA
- the mltG gene encoding endolytic transglycosylase MltG → MLMRRRSDRVRAGRKNISLILLAVVVLMLGAGAGVAWWYTFERPDRTEVESGLPVEIVIPDGASTASIATILAGQGIVTNANRFRLESRRAGADGRLRAGTYDLKTGMPYSEAIAALIEGPAIKYVTVTIPEGYVIEQIARRFEEHAGIPAQEFITLANGGYAEFPREYLRDVYGGKLEGYLFPKTYQVQEGATARDVIEMMLDQFEREIALVDIAAAQARGFSLAEVVTMASMIERETKVAEERALVSSVIHNRLEIGMRLQIDATIEYVLSGNRFRLTNADLQIDSPYNTYRNAGLPPGPIANPGLASLQAACDPAETAYVYYVLTSPDGSHTFTETWEEFLTAKQRSKEVFGQ, encoded by the coding sequence ATGCTGATGCGGCGGAGAAGTGATCGCGTGCGCGCGGGCAGGAAGAACATATCACTCATACTGCTCGCTGTTGTTGTTCTCATGCTTGGCGCTGGCGCAGGAGTCGCGTGGTGGTACACGTTTGAGCGTCCCGACAGGACCGAAGTGGAGTCTGGACTCCCTGTCGAGATCGTGATACCGGACGGCGCCTCCACCGCCAGTATCGCAACGATCCTCGCCGGGCAGGGCATCGTTACAAACGCGAACCGCTTCCGGCTCGAGTCACGCAGGGCGGGTGCGGACGGACGCCTGCGCGCCGGCACGTACGACCTCAAGACTGGCATGCCGTACTCTGAGGCGATAGCGGCGCTCATCGAAGGGCCTGCGATCAAGTACGTCACGGTGACCATTCCCGAGGGTTACGTGATCGAACAGATCGCCCGACGTTTCGAGGAGCACGCCGGAATCCCCGCCCAGGAGTTCATCACGCTTGCCAACGGAGGCTACGCCGAGTTTCCGCGCGAGTACCTGCGCGACGTCTACGGTGGCAAGCTTGAAGGGTACCTCTTCCCGAAGACCTACCAAGTCCAAGAAGGCGCGACCGCGCGCGATGTCATTGAGATGATGCTCGATCAGTTCGAGCGTGAGATCGCGCTTGTCGACATAGCAGCCGCACAAGCGCGCGGCTTCTCGCTTGCCGAGGTGGTCACGATGGCCTCGATGATCGAGCGCGAGACCAAAGTCGCCGAGGAGCGCGCGCTTGTCTCCTCGGTCATCCACAACCGCCTCGAGATTGGTATGCGGCTGCAGATTGACGCCACCATCGAGTACGTCTTGTCTGGCAATCGGTTCCGCCTCACCAATGCCGATCTTCAGATCGACAGCCCCTACAACACGTATCGCAACGCCGGTCTGCCGCCGGGACCGATCGCGAATCCGGGTCTTGCCTCGTTGCAAGCGGCGTGCGACCCCGCAGAGACCGCATACGTATACTATGTGCTGACCTCTCCTGACGGCTCGCACACATTCACTGAGACGTGGGAGGAGTTCTTGACAGCCAAGCAGCGGTCCAAGGAGGTGTTCGGGCAGTAG
- the tadA gene encoding Flp pilus assembly complex ATPase component TadA, with protein MSAASSKRLGHLLVQAGLITQEQLAEALELIGRGGTLTGVLDDLGYASETAVAHAVADKMGLVFVDLGAYDIDPNAATSLSSDLARRYTVLPIKIQDGELMVAMSDPANIFAIDDLRIVTGYEIKPVVAVESELFQAIERFAASQQNVDDMVGDLEDTLAVSEEEAGDLEAAKDAESAVAKLMNVIVTEGIRQGAGDIYIEPHEHELRVRFRIDGVCQEVFRSPKKMHRQLISRLKITSGMDIAERRIPQDGRFGVVLDGKGVDFRVAVLPLVYGELAVLRLLRKDSVMMSLEDLGFLEQPLERLLGALSLPYGAVLVTGPTGSGKSTTLYAAINRTNDITTNLITVEDPVEYRLAGLSQVQVHEKAGMTFAAALRSILRQDPDTVMIGEIRDAETGTIAIEAALTGHLVLSTLHTNDAPSAVTRLTEMGIEPFLTASAITCVLAQRLARRLCPECKEQYTPEEEALKRVGFPFEPGSPPRIYRARGCNKCNNIGYRGRMGVHEVLTMSETLERMTVESATADDLRRQAISEGMKTLRDDGFEKVRMGVTSIEEIMRVVV; from the coding sequence ATGAGCGCTGCGAGCAGCAAACGCCTCGGCCACCTGCTCGTCCAGGCGGGGCTCATCACGCAAGAACAGCTCGCTGAAGCCCTTGAGCTGATCGGTCGCGGTGGCACGCTCACGGGCGTTCTCGACGACCTTGGATATGCCTCCGAGACGGCGGTAGCGCACGCGGTCGCCGACAAGATGGGACTCGTCTTCGTCGACCTTGGAGCGTACGACATCGATCCCAACGCCGCGACGAGTCTCTCATCTGATCTCGCGCGCCGCTACACGGTGCTTCCCATCAAGATCCAGGATGGCGAGCTCATGGTCGCCATGTCCGATCCCGCGAACATCTTCGCCATCGATGACTTAAGGATCGTCACGGGGTACGAGATCAAGCCGGTTGTTGCGGTCGAGAGCGAGCTCTTCCAGGCGATCGAGAGGTTCGCGGCGTCCCAGCAAAACGTCGATGACATGGTGGGCGATCTCGAGGACACGCTTGCTGTCTCCGAGGAGGAGGCGGGGGACCTCGAGGCCGCCAAAGACGCCGAGTCGGCCGTCGCCAAGCTCATGAACGTCATTGTGACCGAGGGTATCCGCCAGGGCGCGGGAGATATCTACATCGAACCGCATGAGCACGAGCTGCGTGTGCGATTCCGAATCGACGGTGTGTGCCAGGAAGTTTTCCGCAGTCCCAAGAAGATGCATCGGCAGCTAATCAGCCGGCTAAAAATTACCTCCGGAATGGACATAGCGGAGCGCCGAATCCCGCAGGACGGCCGTTTTGGCGTAGTCCTCGACGGGAAGGGAGTCGACTTTCGCGTAGCGGTGTTGCCGCTCGTCTACGGCGAGCTGGCTGTCTTGCGGTTGCTTCGCAAAGACTCCGTGATGATGTCCCTAGAGGATCTCGGCTTCCTCGAGCAGCCGCTTGAGCGCTTGCTTGGTGCGTTGTCGCTCCCGTACGGGGCGGTCCTCGTCACTGGCCCGACCGGTTCGGGCAAGTCGACGACGCTGTACGCCGCAATCAACCGCACCAACGACATCACCACGAATCTCATCACCGTCGAGGATCCGGTCGAGTACCGGCTTGCGGGGCTCTCGCAGGTGCAAGTGCACGAGAAGGCTGGCATGACGTTTGCCGCCGCGCTGCGCTCGATTCTCAGGCAAGACCCCGACACCGTGATGATCGGTGAGATCCGTGACGCCGAGACGGGCACGATCGCGATAGAGGCGGCGCTCACGGGCCACCTTGTGCTGTCGACGCTCCACACCAACGACGCTCCCTCGGCGGTCACCCGTCTTACCGAGATGGGTATCGAGCCGTTTCTCACCGCTTCAGCCATCACCTGCGTGCTTGCTCAGCGTTTGGCGCGCCGTCTGTGCCCGGAGTGCAAGGAACAGTACACGCCAGAGGAAGAAGCGCTCAAGCGGGTCGGCTTCCCGTTTGAGCCCGGAAGCCCTCCACGCATATACCGGGCACGCGGCTGCAACAAGTGCAACAACATCGGGTATCGGGGGCGGATGGGCGTGCACGAGGTGCTTACAATGTCCGAGACGCTCGAGCGCATGACGGTCGAGAGCGCAACCGCCGACGATTTGCGCCGTCAGGCGATCTCTGAGGGGATGAAGACGTTGCGGGACGACGGCTTTGAGAAGGTGCGCATGGGAGTGACGTCTATCGAGGAGATCATGCGCGTCGTTGTGTGA